The genomic interval GACAGGCGCGAGCGCGGCGCTGGCGGTGCTTGCGAGCGACGTCGGGACAGCCGCGAAGCCCCTTTCTGGCATACCCATCATCGACCCGCACATGCATCTGTTCGATGCGACGCGCCCCCAAGGCGCACCCTACGCCCTCATCGACTCGCCCTATTACAAAGGCGGCGTCTCGTTACCGCGGATGTACGACAATCGGGCTCGAGCGGCTGGCATCGTCGGCGCCATGGTCATGGAGGTCAGCAACTGGGTTGAAGACAATCTGTGGGTCCTGGAACAGGCTCAGAGCGACACGATGTTCGTCGGGGTCGTCGGTAATCTGGATCCGAACAGGCCGGAATTTGCGGAGTATCTCGACCGCTTTCGCAAGAACCCTTTGTTTCGCGGTATCCGCTACAGCAGCTTGTGGGGCTACGATCTGCGCAAGCAGGTCGACAATCCGATTTTCCTCGACGGGCTGAGGCGCCTGGCGGCGGCCGACCTGACCTTGGACACGGTCAATCGCGGCGTCGATCTGCTGCAGGCGGTGGTCAGGATCGGCGACAAAGTGCCGGACCTGCGAATCGTCATCGACTCGCTGCCGGCGTTCGAGCCCAAGCCTGAGGAATGGTCGGAGTACGAAGCCGTCCTGAAAGAGATGGCCGCCCGTCCGAACATCTTCGCCAAGATGTCCTGGTCCAACGCCGTCACGCTTGCCGACACCGATCACACCGCGGACGGACAATGGATGGCGGGTAAATACCGCGACCGACTCGACCTGCTGATCCAGACATTCGGCGAAGACCGCGCGATGTTCGCCTCCAACTATCCGCCTGTCATCGGACCGGTGCTGAAGACGATCCCGCAGGTCGTCGCGCTGACCAGGGCGTACTATGCCAACAAGCCCCGTGCGATGGCCGAGAAATTCTTCTGGAAGAATTCCCTGCTTGTCTACAAATGGGTCAGGCGCGCGTCGGATCAGCCCGGCATCGGGTGAAATTCGCTACGAAACGCCGCGCAACCGCGTCAGCGCGGCCGTGACGTCTCCTGGCGAAGCCGCGCCTCCATCGCCGAGAAGACGCCGGACCAGTCGCCATAGGACGATTGCCGAAACAGCGTCATGGTCGGATACCAGGGGCTGTCGGAGCGATCGAGAAACCACCGCCAATCGGGCATATATTTAAGCGCCACCCAGACTGGGCGACCCAATGCGCCGGCCAGGTGCGCGACGGCCGTATCCGAGGTGACGACGAGGTCCAGGCTTTGCATTGCCGCGGCGGTGTCGATGAAGGCGTCGGGGTCGGCGTCGAAATCGCTTCCCAGAGTCTCCACGCGAAGGCCGGTAGAAAGATCGTTCAGCTGTTCGCCGCCGTCGTTCTTCTGCAGGCTGATGAGGCGCACATCCGGAATCTTCGAGAGCGGCTCCAATTGCTTGAGCGCGAATGACCGGCCGATATCGACTTGCGTGTGCTTGCTGCCCTGCCAGCTGATGCCGACCTTGAAGCCTTCCCGCCCTATGGAATTCGCCCATTTCTCCAGCCTTTCCGGTTCAGGCATTAGATATGGCACCGGTGCGGGATTCGTGTCCGCTCGGGTCCGGAACGCAAACGGCAGGCTGAGCAACGCGACGTGATAATCGGTGGCCGATGGCGCCGACTCCAAACTCGCGACTTCGATAGTTGGACTGAGGGATTTCATCAGGCGCGTCAGCCCGTCCTGCACCGCCAGGATCACCTTTGCCCCCTCTGCCTCGGCGAGTAGCGCATAGCGGCAGAATTGGATCGTATCGCCTAGCCCTTGCTCGGCATGGATCAGCAAGGTCTTGCCGCGCAGCGGCTCCTCCCCCATCCATTCGGGCTGGGAATATTTCGGATAGACGGTTTGGCCGCGGCGCTTTTTTCGCCACTCATAAAGCGGCCAGCCGTCCGTGAAATTTTGCGTCAACAGAGCGCAAAGCCCCTTGTTCCAATGGGCTTCCGCGCCCTGCGGATCGATCGCGATGGCGCTGTCGAAGCATCGCAGCGCGTCGTCCAGCCGCCCCATGTCCTGAAGCGTCAGGCCCTTGTTGCCATAAGCATCCGCGGCACGCGGGTTGAGCGCGATCGCGCGGTCGAAACTTTGAATGGCTTCCTGCGGGCGCTGGAGATACTGCAGCGCGTTTCCTCTGTTGTTGTACGCCTCCGCATAATCCGGTTTGAGCGCTATGGCGCGGTCGTAGCTCCGCAGGGCGTCCTCTTGGCGCCACAGGTCCTGCAGCACGACGCCTAGATTGTTATAGGCCTCGGCATAGTCCGGCTTGACCGTGACGGCACGCTCGAAGTTCCGCAGAGCTTCGTTCAGCCGTTGCGCGGCGCGCAAGGCGATGCCTCGGTTGTTGTACGCTTCCGCGTAATCCGGCTTCAGTTTGATGGCGCGGTCGTAGCTCTGGATCGCCTCATCGGCCCTGCCGAGCGCCGCCAAGGCGAGGCCGCGATTGGAATAGGCGGGCGCGGCTTTCGGGTTCAACCGGATGACGGAATCGTACAACGCCACGGCCTCGGTGAAGCGTCCAAGACCATGTTGCTCGATCGCCTTGCGGAATTGGGCCGAGGCAATATCGAACCCGCTCATGCGAAGTCCTCAAAAAGCGCCATCATACGGCGGTGCGCCAGGTTGACGGCACCTCAAACGCCGGCGACCTTAGTGACGCATGGGCGGGACGGGCAAGCCCGCCGCGGCCATCGCACTGCGCGGCATCCCGGAGGCCGCTTCCTCGCGCAAAAAAAAACGGGAGTCGTGTTGGGGACACGACTCCCGTCACTACTGACCAAATACCAAATACGCAGGCTTCAGTCAGGCTTGGTCGCGGTCGGGTAATACTGACCGCCGGCCCAAAGCGTCATTCTCCAGTCGTCGGATGTGGGGTCCTTGCGTTCCCACACGGTCCATTCGTTCATCCAGTTGCGCCATTGGGGCACATAGTCGATGCTCCAGCCGCTGCTGCCGCCCGTAGCGTCGGCCCGGATGTCGTTGAGCACGACCACGTCGCGGCTTTTGCCGAGCACGAGCGCCACGGGATTCGCCTTGCCGACGACTTCCGGCGCGCCCGAGGGGTCCGCGATTTTCCCGGCGACATAGTCCTGCCCGGTCTCCAGGACGCCCTCGCTCTTGCGCTCCTTGGTGTAGCCGAGGTCGCCGCGATCGAAGAGCGACCGGTCGCTGAAGATCGTCGGGAAGTTCTTCTGCACGCGGCGGGCCAGGGAATCGTGCCAGACCACGAGCTTCGCGGCCACCTCTTTGCCTTCGGGCGGAAGCGCGTCGAGCGAGGGGTTCATCGGGCCGGGCGGCGGCACCGTCGCCCCGACGAAAGGCGCGCCCTTGCCGTTCACGGTCATGATGTAGCGCAGCAGCTGCCACTCGGTATTCTTCTTGTAGTAGAGCGCGACGTAGGTCTCGCCATTGTCCTTCGGGTGCGTGGTGTCCTGCAGAACGCCCGTGACGATGGCCACGCTCTTGTCGGCGCCGATGATCCAGGCCGAGTGATTGTTCAGGCGGTCCGGATCGATCTCGGGAAATTTCTTGAACACCAGGGTCTTCGGAAAATCCTGGCGGGCGGCCCATTCGAAAAACGCCGCCTTGCCGGTCGCGTCGTGGGGAAGCGTCGTCACGCTGAACGCATAGACGTCATCCGAGATCATGGGCTTCATCCGCGCCCAGTCCTTCTTTTGCCAGGCCTCGACGCGGCGCGTGTCGAGGGCCAGCACTTTGGCCGCGATCTGATCGATCGTTTCGGCGGCCGCGGATGAGGCAAGCATGATGGTGCCGGCGGCAACGCCGATGACGAGCGCCAATCCGGATTTGAAACGCATTATTTTCCTCCCCGATGTGTAGCTAGCCGATGTCGGCGACATCCGCTGCGCGGCGGCGGCGAAAGCGCTGCGATTTGCGCGCATGCTCCCCCCTCCCTCGATTGCGGTTCTTCATTCGAACCCTTTGGAGGAAGGAGGGGCGGGATCGGGATTTCCGTGAAGCACCGGCGAGGAATTTATTTCTTCGCTTCGCGGCTGCGGACGCGCGATTCACGTTTGCCGCCGGCGGTCTTTTCACTAGCGTCTCGTGTCACGCGACCGATCCGTCCGGGCCGCCAACACGCTTGAAGGACGGAAGGTCGCGGCTCGCCGGGTTGCGCAAGAAAAAAGGCGGCACGATACGCCCGCAGGAGGACGCATTATGACCCTGATCGAGAGGATGGCGCCCGCAAGGCGCGGGTTCCTCGGAGGCGTCGGCGCGTTGACCGGCATCTTGATGCTCCGCAGCGCGAGAGCCGGCACGGATTTGGCCGGCGAACAGCCGGCGGCGCTCCTCACGGAGGAAATGGATACGCTTGTGGCCGCGCTGGGCCGGTTGCTTCCGGGGGATGCGTCTAGCGGTGGTGCCGTCGAGGCGCGCGCACAGGTTTACATCGATCGCGCGCTTGCCGGCGCCTATGCCAAAGACCTGCCCGTCTATCGCGCGGGTCTGGCTGCCATCGCCGTTTTGGCGAAGCGTGCCGGGGCGGACAAGCCTGGCGCCTTGCCTCCAGCGGCACTCGACGCAATTCTCACACGCCTCGACGAAGGCGCCGTCTTGGAACTCCTCGGCGTCGTGACATTGGCCGACGGCGGAAAGCATTTCTTCAGGCTGCTGCACCGGCACATGCTCGAAGGCACGTTCGGCGATCCCGTTCATGGCGGGAACTACGAATTCATCGGTTGGAATCTGATCGGCTATCGCGGGCTGCAGTTCAACTATTCCGAGGCCGAGCAGGAGATCGACGGCGCGAAGCCGGCGGGAAACCGCACGATCGGCAGCTTCGGCCGGAGCCCGGTCTGATGCGGATATTGCCGTCGACCGATGTCGTTATCGTCGGCATGGGCGCCGGCGGGGCCACCGCCGCCGAAATTCTCACCAAGCAGGGCTTGAAGGTCGTCGGGCTGGAGGCTGGTCCCTATCTGACGCCGCAGGACTTCGCGACCGGCCTCGATGAGATCGGCGGCTGCCATGTCCGTAACGATCTCGGCGAGGTCAAATACAACAAGGAAATGCCGACCTGGCGCTATAACGAGTCCGTCGCCGCGACCGA from Rhizomicrobium sp. carries:
- a CDS encoding tetratricopeptide repeat-containing glycosyltransferase family protein, whose protein sequence is MSGFDIASAQFRKAIEQHGLGRFTEAVALYDSVIRLNPKAAPAYSNRGLALAALGRADEAIQSYDRAIKLKPDYAEAYNNRGIALRAAQRLNEALRNFERAVTVKPDYAEAYNNLGVVLQDLWRQEDALRSYDRAIALKPDYAEAYNNRGNALQYLQRPQEAIQSFDRAIALNPRAADAYGNKGLTLQDMGRLDDALRCFDSAIAIDPQGAEAHWNKGLCALLTQNFTDGWPLYEWRKKRRGQTVYPKYSQPEWMGEEPLRGKTLLIHAEQGLGDTIQFCRYALLAEAEGAKVILAVQDGLTRLMKSLSPTIEVASLESAPSATDYHVALLSLPFAFRTRADTNPAPVPYLMPEPERLEKWANSIGREGFKVGISWQGSKHTQVDIGRSFALKQLEPLSKIPDVRLISLQKNDGGEQLNDLSTGLRVETLGSDFDADPDAFIDTAAAMQSLDLVVTSDTAVAHLAGALGRPVWVALKYMPDWRWFLDRSDSPWYPTMTLFRQSSYGDWSGVFSAMEARLRQETSRPR
- a CDS encoding amidohydrolase family protein; amino-acid sequence: MNRRDMVTGASAALAVLASDVGTAAKPLSGIPIIDPHMHLFDATRPQGAPYALIDSPYYKGGVSLPRMYDNRARAAGIVGAMVMEVSNWVEDNLWVLEQAQSDTMFVGVVGNLDPNRPEFAEYLDRFRKNPLFRGIRYSSLWGYDLRKQVDNPIFLDGLRRLAAADLTLDTVNRGVDLLQAVVRIGDKVPDLRIVIDSLPAFEPKPEEWSEYEAVLKEMAARPNIFAKMSWSNAVTLADTDHTADGQWMAGKYRDRLDLLIQTFGEDRAMFASNYPPVIGPVLKTIPQVVALTRAYYANKPRAMAEKFFWKNSLLVYKWVRRASDQPGIG
- a CDS encoding gluconate 2-dehydrogenase subunit 3 family protein, whose translation is MTLIERMAPARRGFLGGVGALTGILMLRSARAGTDLAGEQPAALLTEEMDTLVAALGRLLPGDASSGGAVEARAQVYIDRALAGAYAKDLPVYRAGLAAIAVLAKRAGADKPGALPPAALDAILTRLDEGAVLELLGVVTLADGGKHFFRLLHRHMLEGTFGDPVHGGNYEFIGWNLIGYRGLQFNYSEAEQEIDGAKPAGNRTIGSFGRSPV